A segment of the Gossypium hirsutum isolate 1008001.06 chromosome D10, Gossypium_hirsutum_v2.1, whole genome shotgun sequence genome:
TGTGAAAATGCTGTGAGTACATACTAAATCTGTGGTTGGAATCATATTCATAAAAAAGCTGATTTCAGAATAATTCAAACATTTGTAAAAGCTGACTAAAGATTATTTTATTGTGTTACTTTTTCCCAGAATAATTTAAAATGGCTGGAAGAAACCGCATTCCTCGCGAAGCCTTCAATGACCGGCATGGATTTCCTCCTGAAAGATCTTTCCTCCGTGGTCCTCCTCTGCCACAACAACGTCCTCATCCTGTGTTGTTGGAGGAAGAACTTGAAATGCAGCATGCAGAAATTCGGAGGCTTTTGACTGATAACAGCAGGCTGGTAGAAGATCGAATAGCTATACGACAAGAGCTTGGTGCTGCGAAAGAGGAAATTCATCGTTTAAATCTTTTCATTGGTGACGTTCGTGCTGAGCAAGAGCTGTACTCAAGGGGACTTATTGACAAAGGCTTGAAGCTGGAAGCAGATCTGCGTGCAACTGAGCCAATTAAAAAAGAGGTTGTGCAACTTCGTGAAGAAGTTCAGAAACTGAATAATAATAAGCAGGAACTAACTGGTCAAGTTCAGGCTCTCAAACAAGATGTTGGCAGGCTGCAAGCTGATAATCAACAGATACCTGTTCTGAGAGCAGAAATTGATGGCCTGCACCAGGAATTGATGCATGCAAGGTACATACCTGAATCCTTTctctcctttttttaaaaaatttcaaacaaataaAAGTATTTCCATTTTGTTGAGCATTTAATTTGTAGTGCTAATCATTAATATATCCAATCATATATTTAAAtgctaaatttaaaacttatttcaTAGGAACgctattgattatgaaaagaagGCAAATATTGAGATGATGGAACAGAGACAAGCAATAGAGAAGAACATGGTCTCCATGGCACGTGAGGTTGAAAAGCTACG
Coding sequences within it:
- the LOC107916362 gene encoding protein FLX-like 3; the encoded protein is MAGRNRIPREAFNDRHGFPPERSFLRGPPLPQQRPHPVLLEEELEMQHAEIRRLLTDNSRLVEDRIAIRQELGAAKEEIHRLNLFIGDVRAEQELYSRGLIDKGLKLEADLRATEPIKKEVVQLREEVQKLNNNKQELTGQVQALKQDVGRLQADNQQIPVLRAEIDGLHQELMHARNAIDYEKKANIEMMEQRQAIEKNMVSMAREVEKLRAELAIVDGRPWAAAQGGPYGMKLHSPEGAFPASYEGYGARLAGANKGPFHGPCPGTWEKSRNTHR